Sequence from the Deltaproteobacteria bacterium genome:
CACGCCTTTTACCTTGAGAGATATACGGGTTCCCCCGGGGGCGCATCTTATGGATTAAAACAGTCTGTACAGGAGATGAAGCTTGGCCCTGTCACATCCATTCTGGGCCTTTATCTGGCAGGCCAGAGTATTCTCATGCCGGGCATTATGGGAGCATCTATTTCGGGACTCATCGGCGCTTCTAATATAATAGGCATGGAGTCCCTTTGGAATGAGGTTAGAAAATGTCGCTAAGAAGAGTCCTTATTACAGGAAGCGGTACCGTCTCCCCCTTCGGACTGGGAAGGGAAGCCCTCATAAATGGCCTCTATTCAGGTTCATCAGCCGTCACATCGCTTAAAGAGCAGTGGAATGATAAAATAAGCGACCTCAACTGCTGGGTAGGCGCTCCCTTAAAAGAAAAGCTTCCCCTGAAAAGTATTGGCCGTAAATTCAGAAGAACCATGGGTAATACGGCCATTATGGGCGTTTTGGCAGCAAAAGAAGCGATAGAGAACTCGGCCGTAAGCGACAATATCTTTCAATCAGGCAGATGTGGCGTCAGTTTTTCATCAACCACAGGGAGCACACACTCCTTATCCAGTTTTTTTAAAGAATATTATGATAAGGCTTCCCTGAAAAATGTCTCATCGGGGCTTTTTTTCCAGGTAATGAGCCATACGACGGCAGCGAATGTGGCCCATGCCTTCAATATTACGGGGAGAGTCATATCACCTGACGCAGCCTGTTCTTCCTCGGCTCAGGCCATTGGTCTCGGCTTCGAAGCGATCAAGCATGGAATTCAGGACGTTATGCTCTGTGGCGGGTCAGATGAACTTGATGCGATTGTCTGCGGCACTTTTGACTTGCTTAACGCTACTTCATACAGATACAATGACCATCCTGAAAAAACACCGAGACCTTTTGATGCAAATCGTGATGGCACTGTCTGCGGTGAAGGTGCAGGCTGCCTGGTTCTCGAAGCTGAAGAATCTGCTTTATCGAGGGAAGCGCCCATACTTGCCGAAGTAATCGGCTTTTCAACTCTCTCTGACGGTTCACACCTTGCCCAGCCTCACAGTGAATCGATCGTAAAGTGTATTGAAGGGGCCCTTCATAATGCAGGCATTGCACCGGGAGACGTTGACTATATTAATGCCCATGCCACAGGGACCCTTCTTGGTGATGCAGCAGAAGCGGAAGCGATCAATAAGGTTTTTGGCGATAAGGCCGTTCCCGTAAGCAGCTTAAAAGGACACATGGGACATACTCTGGGGGCCAGTGGCGTTCTGGAACTGGCCGCTTCACTTGCCATGATGGAAAGAGGTAAACTTGTTCCGAGCCTGAACTTTGAACTTGCAGGGGAAGGATGCCGGGAAATAGACTGTTTTAAATCGGTCAGGGAGGGTGAAATAAATATTATTATGAAAAATAGTTTTGCCTTTGGCGGTATCAATGTTGTGTTAATTTTGAGGAGGTATAAGAAAGATAATGACTGAACAAACGATCGCTCAACGTACCAATAATATTCTCGTTGAACTTTTTGAACTGGAAGGTGAAGAGTTAACTCCCGAATCATCACTTTATGAAGAACTGGGACTGGACAGTCTCGATAGTGTCGACCTTATCGTTGCCCTGGAGAAGGAATTTGGATTCAAGGTTGTAAGAAGCGTTGACGAAGAAAAAATCCGGGCCATAAGACTGCTTAAAGATTTATACGGTTTCATCGAAGAAAAAATTAATCAGGGCTAGCGTTTCCACGTTACCTTCATTGCCCGTTTTATATGAATTATCTATTATACCCATTAAACGGCATCTATCTTCTCTATCTTTTATTAGGGACTTCTTTATTTGCCTGCTCTCTCCCCCTCTATTATTTAATCTACAAAATGGTCAATGGAGGAAGAACGGATGACGCGCTAAGATATTATAACTACCTCTACGGCTCATTTCTCATCAGGATTTCCTGGCCTTTGCTTCGTGTAAAGCGGCTGGGGGAAGAGAATATTCCCAAGGGTAAACCTTGCGTAATCGTCGTTAATCACAGGTCCACTGCGGACATATTTCTGGCCCCCCTATATACGACGAAGAACACCATCGTCTTTGTACGCTCATGGCCTTTTAAAATATGGATGTTTAAATGGTTTATGAAAGGCGCCGGTTACGTCGATATTGAAAGAACACCGTTGAATGAATTTAACAAAATAAAAGGAAAGGACCTTGCCGCCGGAGGAGCCGCCTTTCTCTTTTATCCCGAAGGACACCGTTCACGTGACGGAAAGCTTCAGCGATTTCAGTCAGGCGCCTTTATTACGGCTGCCGGCCTCAATATTCCCGTCCTTCCCGTTTGTCTGACAGGAACGGAAAAGTTTCTGCCAATGAAGCAACATCTCGTAAGACCTGCTACGGTTAAAGTGGAAATCCTCCCGCCTGTATTCCCTTCTTCCCTGCCCGAAGAAAAAAGGGCCTTAAAATTGAGAAGGCATATCGAAAATATTTTCAAGGAACATCTCAATGAAAAATAAGTTTGAGCAACTTATTAAAGAGACACATGCTTTTAAAAACAGGGACTTT
This genomic interval carries:
- a CDS encoding NAD(P)/FAD-dependent oxidoreductase produces the protein HAFYLERYTGSPGGASYGLKQSVQEMKLGPVTSILGLYLAGQSILMPGIMGASISGLIGASNIIGMESLWNEVRKCR
- a CDS encoding beta-ketoacyl-[acyl-carrier-protein] synthase family protein, which codes for MSLRRVLITGSGTVSPFGLGREALINGLYSGSSAVTSLKEQWNDKISDLNCWVGAPLKEKLPLKSIGRKFRRTMGNTAIMGVLAAKEAIENSAVSDNIFQSGRCGVSFSSTTGSTHSLSSFFKEYYDKASLKNVSSGLFFQVMSHTTAANVAHAFNITGRVISPDAACSSSAQAIGLGFEAIKHGIQDVMLCGGSDELDAIVCGTFDLLNATSYRYNDHPEKTPRPFDANRDGTVCGEGAGCLVLEAEESALSREAPILAEVIGFSTLSDGSHLAQPHSESIVKCIEGALHNAGIAPGDVDYINAHATGTLLGDAAEAEAINKVFGDKAVPVSSLKGHMGHTLGASGVLELAASLAMMERGKLVPSLNFELAGEGCREIDCFKSVREGEINIIMKNSFAFGGINVVLILRRYKKDND
- a CDS encoding acyl carrier protein; this encodes MTEQTIAQRTNNILVELFELEGEELTPESSLYEELGLDSLDSVDLIVALEKEFGFKVVRSVDEEKIRAIRLLKDLYGFIEEKINQG
- a CDS encoding 1-acyl-sn-glycerol-3-phosphate acyltransferase: MNYLLYPLNGIYLLYLLLGTSLFACSLPLYYLIYKMVNGGRTDDALRYYNYLYGSFLIRISWPLLRVKRLGEENIPKGKPCVIVVNHRSTADIFLAPLYTTKNTIVFVRSWPFKIWMFKWFMKGAGYVDIERTPLNEFNKIKGKDLAAGGAAFLFYPEGHRSRDGKLQRFQSGAFITAAGLNIPVLPVCLTGTEKFLPMKQHLVRPATVKVEILPPVFPSSLPEEKRALKLRRHIENIFKEHLNEK